The following are from one region of the Chromobacterium phragmitis genome:
- a CDS encoding ParD-like family protein: MGIVKISEQMHDNLRTASEALSRSINAQAEHWLRIGMLAELHPDLRYSEICQLLLRASQEGASLDLQRQAAEAAR; encoded by the coding sequence GTGGGCATCGTCAAGATTTCCGAGCAGATGCACGACAATCTGCGCACCGCCAGCGAGGCGCTGAGCCGTTCCATCAACGCCCAGGCGGAACATTGGCTGCGCATAGGCATGCTGGCCGAGTTGCATCCGGACCTGCGTTACAGCGAGATTTGCCAATTGCTGTTGCGCGCGAGCCAGGAAGGCGCGAGCTTGGATCTGCAGCGACAGGCGGCGGAGGCGGCGCGATGA
- a CDS encoding ATP-binding cassette domain-containing protein translates to MRAGDNAPPLLRSLACELPAAKSALELEALRLPRGAAAPIDLRLEGPERLAIVGPNGCGKSTLLRVIAGQLPPASGRLRRHVAIGWLDQHAGRALPRLTPCQWLQTLNPTLSEADARTRLAQLGLSARQSSLPSAGLSGGEAMRVALAAQLYAAPAPQMLLLDEPDNHLDLDSREALLAMLSQYRGALLAVSHDMDFLARLQPHRWLWLKTDSPHRLSDRLPADMLASGER, encoded by the coding sequence ATGAGAGCTGGCGACAACGCGCCGCCTCTGCTCAGATCGCTGGCTTGCGAGTTGCCAGCGGCCAAGTCGGCGCTGGAACTGGAGGCGCTGCGGCTGCCCCGCGGCGCAGCCGCGCCTATCGATCTGCGGCTGGAGGGGCCCGAGCGGCTGGCCATCGTCGGCCCGAACGGCTGCGGCAAGTCGACGCTGCTGCGCGTGATCGCGGGGCAGTTGCCGCCGGCATCCGGCCGCCTGCGCCGACACGTCGCCATTGGCTGGCTGGACCAGCACGCGGGCCGCGCCCTGCCGCGGCTCACGCCGTGCCAGTGGCTGCAGACCCTCAACCCCACTCTAAGCGAGGCAGACGCGCGAACCCGCCTGGCCCAGCTAGGCCTGAGCGCGCGACAGTCCAGCCTCCCGAGCGCCGGACTCAGCGGCGGCGAAGCCATGCGCGTGGCGCTGGCCGCGCAGCTTTATGCCGCGCCTGCGCCGCAAATGCTATTGCTGGACGAGCCTGACAATCATCTGGACCTAGACAGCCGCGAAGCCCTATTGGCGATGCTGTCACAATACCGCGGCGCTTTGCTTGCGGTTTCCCACGACATGGATTTTCTGGCCAGGCTTCAGCCGCACCGCTGGCTGTGGCTGAAAACCGACAGCCCTCATCGCTTATCGGACAGGCTTCCCGCCGACATGCTCGCAAGCGGGGAACGGTAA